A part of Neovison vison isolate M4711 chromosome 6, ASM_NN_V1, whole genome shotgun sequence genomic DNA contains:
- the LOC122910244 gene encoding protein NCBP2AS2-like, with protein MVLPWLLAILQHRPQLVERLSECKPIPRVAQLTEFALMQAQLRGQDAARRVQALVAGPACFLGRHAAHFRNTFTEELRCSLWECPGSLPGNQRGPSANP; from the coding sequence ATGGTTCTTCCGTGGCTCCTGGCCATCCTGCAGCACCGCCCGCAGCTGGTGGAGCGTCTGTCCGAGTGTAAGCCCATCCCACGTGTGGCGCAGCTCACGGAGTTTGCACTGATGCAGGCCCAGCTGCGAGGCCAGGACGCAGCCCGGCGTGTTCAAGCCCTCGTGGCTGGGCCCGCGTGCTTCCTAGGTCGCCACGCTGCCCACTTTAGAAACACCTTCACTGAGGAGCTGCGCTGCAGCCTCTGGGAATGCCCAGGGTCACTGCCAGGTAACCAGAGGGGCCCCAGCGCTAACCCCTAA